CATATCGCCAGGCGACCAGCGTCATCAGACCGGAGACAGGCTGGCTGGATGAAAGCGGCGACGACGAGGCCGCCACGCCGCGGTGATTCAGGGTTATGCCGATACTACTGGCCTGCCACGCCCCTTCCCCGGCAGCCTGTACCACCAGCGGGAAAAGTAACAGCCAAAGCAGTTTGCGCATTATTTACCTCCAATGGTTGCCGTCATGCGGATGTTACGGTTATCGGACAGCTCCATGTTCGACAGCACCACCAGTTGCGGCAGGCTGCGGCGCAGGAAGCGCGACAACAATGGACGCAACGCATGGTTAACCAGCAGCACCGGCGGCGCACCCAGCATTTCCTGGCGGGACAGCGCCTCCTGAGTTTGCGCCAATAGTCGATCGGCAAGGCCGGGTTCCAGTCCCCCACCGCCCTGGAGTGCCTGCAGCAGCAGGCGTTCGAGCGCGGTATCGAGGCCAATCACATTAACTTCATGATTACCCGGGAACCACTGCTGGGTGATGGCGCGCCCCAGCGCCACGCGAACCACCGCCGTGAGTTCATGCGGATCGCTCTGCAATGGCGCATGTTCCGCCAGCGTTTCCAGAATAGTGCGCATATCGCGAATTGGCACTTTTTCGTCCAGCAGGTTCTGCAACACTTTATGCAGCGTGGTCAGGGTCACCACGCCCGGCACTAAATCTTCGGTCAGCTTCGGCATCTCCTGCGACACGCGATCCAGCAGTTGCTGCGCCTCCTGGCGACCGAACAGTTCAGCCGCATACTGACCAATCAGATGGTTCAGATGGGTGGCGACTACTGTACTGGCCTCCACTACGGTAAAGCCCTGAATCTGCGCCTGCTCTTTTAAGGCACTTTCAATCCAGATCGCGTCCAGTCCAAATGCCGGATCCACTGTCTGTTCGCCCGGTAATGTCCCCGCCGCCGTGCCTGGGTTTATCGCCAGCCAGCGTCCCGGATAGGCGTCGCCGCTGCCAATCTCCACCCCTTTCATCAGGATGCGGTAATGCGCAGGTTGCAGATCCATATTGTCGCGGATATGCACCACCGGCGGCAGAAAGCCCATGTCCTGGGCGAACTTTTTACGGATACTGCGGATACGACCCAGCAGTTCGCCGTCCTGCTGAAAATCGACCATCGGGATCAGGCGATAGCCCACTTCCATGCCGAGTGAGTCTTCCAGTTGCACATCGTTCCAGGTGGCTTCCACCACTGAGTTGTTTTCCGCAACTTTAGTCGGTTGTGGCTCGACAGGCGCCTTCTGCTCACGTCCCCGGATCCACCAGGCCAGTCCCAGCAGCGCGGCGGTAAACATCAGGAACACCAGGTTTGGCATGCCCGGCACCAGGCCCAGCAGACCCAGAACCGCGGCGCTCAGCAACATCACGCTCGGATTACTGAACAGTTGCCCGACCATCTGCTCGCCGACGTCCTGATCGGTACTGACGCGGGTGACGATGACGCCCGCCGCGGTTGAAATCACCAGCGCGGGGATCTGCGCCACCAGACCATCACCGATGGTCAACAGGGTATAGCTTTCCGCAGCATGCCCCATGCTCATCCCATGTTGCAGCACCCCCACCAGCAGACCGCCCACAACGTTAATCACCATAATCAGAATACCGGCGATGGCGTCGCCACGAACGAACTTACTCGCACCGTCCATTGAGCCATAGAAGTCGGCTTCCTGAGTCACTTCAGAACGACGCTTTTTCGCCTCATCTTCACCGATAAGGCCGGCATTAAGGTCGGCGTCAATCGCCATCTGTTTACCCGGCATCCCGTCAAGAACGAAGCGCGCACCCACTTCAGCGATACGCCCGGCACCTTTGGTGATAACCATAAAGTTGATGATGACGAGAATAACAAACACCACGATGCCGATAGCAAAGTTACCGCCGACCAGGAAGTGACCAAACGCTTCAACGACCTTGCCCGCCGCCGCCGCGCCAGTGTGCCCTTCCATCAAAATAATACGAGTGGAAGCCACGTTCAGCGCCAGACGCAGCAGCGTAGTGAACAGCAGAATGGTCGGAAACGCGGCAAACTCCAACGTGCGCTGGGTGAACATCGCCACCAGCAGCACCATAATCGACAGTGCGATGTTAAAGGTAAACAGCAGGTCAAGGATGAACGCCGGCAACGGCAGGACCATCATCGACAGGATCAGCAGAATGAGGATTGGCCCGGCAAGGATCTGCCACTGCGTGGTTTTCATGTTGTTGGGCAGGCGCAGCATCGCAACCAGATTAGCCATCGGTAGTCTTCTCGTTCATAAAATCCAGGGCTTCAGGCACTGGAAGATTTGCAGGTTGTGGTGGACGTTCCCCACCGGCGAGCCGCCAGCGTTTAAGCTGCCACACCCAGGCCAGCACTTCCGCGACGGCGGCGTACAGTTGTCCGGGGATCTGCTGACCAATCTCAGCATGGCGATAAAGCGCACGCGCCAGCGGCGGCGCTTCAAGGGTGGGAATTTTGTTCTCGGCACCGATCTCGCGAATGCGCAGGGCCACAAGTCCGGCCCCTTTCGCCACGACTTTCGGCGCGCTCATCTTATTTTCGTCGTATTGCAGCGCCACCGAATAGTGAGTCGGGTTGGTGACGATGACATCGGCATTAGGGACATCACTCATCATGCGTCGACTCGCCGCCTGGCGCTGCATCTGCCGGATACGCCCCTTCACATGAGGGTCGCCTTCATTCTGTTTAAATTCGTCACGGATATCCTGGCGTGACATGCGTAATTTTTTCAAATGGCTCATGATCTGGAAAATCACGTCGAATCCGACCATCGGGATCACCCCCAGCACCACCAGCAGCGCACACAGCCCAACGAGATCCAGCGCATTGCCCATCGCCGCGCGCGGTGACTCCGCCATCAGGCGCATCATCTCCGGCCAGTTATGCCACAGATACATCGCCGTCACGCTGCCCACCAGTGTGGATTTCAGAATGGCTTTCAACAATTCCGCCCCGGTCTGCGCGGAAAACATGCGTTTGATGCCTGGCAGCGGATTGAGCTTGGAAAATTTGGGTTGCAGTGATTTACCGCTGAAGACCAGACCGCCAAGCAGAACCGGCGAGATCAGCGCCACCAGCACCACGCCGGTAATCAGCGGCAGCAGCGCGATCATCGCTTCTTTAATCAGCAGAATAATTTGCCCGAGGATCAGATTAGGATCATTGACCATGCTGTGGTCAAAACGCAGTCCTGCCGACAACATGCCCGATAATCGTCTGGCCAACGACTCGCCGCCAATCCAGATAATGCAGACGCCCACCAGCAAAATGAGCAGTGAGGTCAATTCTCTGGAACGGGGGATCTGCCCCTCTTCCCGCGCTTTCTCAAGTCGGTGGGGTGTGGGGGCTTCTGTTTTGTCGTCGTTGTCGTTTTCGTCTGCCACGGCCCGCATCTGTGATGATTTACAATAGGGCTCATTGTGCCCTTCCCCGCGCGAAGCAATGCGGAGAACAAAGGGGTGATTCCCCGCTTTTTTGACTGTTACCCCTCTCAGCAGAGTATTTTCAGAATTTATTTAGTCTTAATCTGGAATCTATCTTTTGACGCTGAGGACAACATAATGATTGACAAACCCTCAAAGAGAAAAATAAAAACTCAAAAAGACACATGACACTAACAATACAAAACAAATAAAAAACACAGGTTAACACATTCATTTCTACAAATAAAAAATACATCAACACATTAAATTCAGTGTTTTTATTTTATAACCCCATCTTACTTAACCCACTTTATATATAGACATTATAAATATAAAAAACACATTTCATCGCGCAATCAAAAGGATTATTTTAAGTAACCTAAAACCATTAAACGATGGCAGAGTCAACAAACAAGCCCACTGTGTTGCTTAATAACAAAGTGACGGGATATGAACGTTAACATATGGAGATTGCGATGCGTTTAACACCACTATTAATAGCAGCTTCGCTATTATCACTCGCCTCTATGGGGAGTAGGGCAGATGAGAACAATGCAGGTACTATCCACTTCACCGGTGAAATTGTTGATCCAAGTTGTACTATAACGGGCGATAGCGGAAAAGACAGTACCGTATATCTTGGTTCTTTCGCGCCCAGCTTTTTTACCGGTAACGGTGGTAAATCCGACGATGCCGCATTTACCATTACGTTGGCTGGCTGCCCAGTGGCAACCACAGGATTAGATCGTATTCAGTTAACATTTAAAGGCATCACCATCGTCGGACACGATGACCTTCTGGCACTTACGGCCGGCGGTGCCACTGGCGTCGGCATCTCTGTTAGCACTGAAGCAGCACCAACAACAAACCTCAACCTGACCGGCGCGGATGGCCAGGTGTATATTCCACTGCAAGCAACATCAGCCGATATATCCCAAAATTTCGTCGCCCGCTATGAATCCTATGATGCGACGCCCATCACACCCGGAAATGCGTATGCAGATATGACAGTCAATATTTTGTATCGCTAAGTCGCCTCTTTAATTATCAGATGATAGCCTGCCCCGTGGCAGGTTATCTTCGCTATGCGTTGAGAAAATAAAATGAAGGCACCGTTGTTACTTATTCTATTAACGACATCCAGTTCCCTCTTTTCCCTGGGAAGTAGTGCAGAAGGCATTCAACTGGGCCGTACACGCGTGGTATATGACGCCAATAAAAAAGAGGCAGCCCTCCCACTTATCAATACGGAAAAAGAATTGCCCTGGCTTGTTCAGTCATGGGTTATGAATGCAGATAATAAAACACGGGCACCTTTTATTATCACACCACCACTGTTTCGTTTAGACCCGAAGTCCGGACAAAGCCTGCGAGTCATGCGCAGTGAAACGATAGCCACAACAGACAGAGAATCACTTTATTATCTGATTGTCAGAATGATTCCAGCCCGTGACCGTAAGGATGAACAGTCTAATGCTCTCCACCTTATCTACAGGACGCAAATTAAGTTGTTCTACCGTCCTTCGGGTCTGAGCGGGACGCCAGAAGAGGCGTGTCAAAACCTTCGGTATAGCCAATCAGGCAATCAACTACGAATCGAGAATAGTAGTGCGTTTTACAGCGTTTTTGATTCTGTACTGGTAGGAAACACACAGCTAAGGACAGCAGATATGGTTGCCCCTAAAAGCAGTGTCTCACTGACATTCGATGCCAAAACGGCAGCGCAGAGTGTTTCATGGCGCTGCATCAACGACTATGGCGGAACGACCGATAAATTTACCACGTCGTTGAAACCATGAATAACCGCGCTCAGCCACTAAGCCATTCCTCCAGCCGCGCTTTTGCCCCCTTATTGCACGGGCTGAGTGGTTTATTGTTCTTGAGTAGTTCTGTTCTCTATGCCCGCGATTTTTATTTTCAACCCAACTCCCTTGAAGGTGGCGAAAACACACCACAGACGACCAACCTGGCGATTTTCGACAACCCGAAGGCTCAGCTCGCAGGTAGCTATCCTTCACACATTCTGCTCAACGACAGAAAAATCCAGGAAAAAACGCTGGCTTATGTCAACGCCGAAGACGGAAGCCTGGTTCCCCTGCTTACCCCGAAAATGCTGCGCGAATGGGGAATCAAGGTGGACGACTACCCCATACTGGCATCCGAGCCTGCCGATAAGCCCCTGAAACACGATCTGGGAACTTATATTCCTGCTGCAAGTGCTGTTTTTGATTTTAAATTACAGAATCTGCATCTCAGCATCCCCCAGATTGCGGTTCAGAAAGTGAATGCGAACGCTGTCGATCCCTCACGCTGGGATGCGGGCGTTCCGGTGCTGTTTGCTGATTACGCGTTTAGCGGTCAGGATAATCTCGCACACACTCAGGGACAGCACAGTAATCAATATTTGAATCTTCGCAGCGGCGCGAATCTGGGGGAATGGCGTCTGCGCAACTATGGCACCTGGTCAAATGCCGCGGATAATCAGGGCTGGCAGAATATTGCCACGTGGATACAACACGATGTGCAAACGTTAAAAGCGCAGTTTATCGCCGGTCAGAGCAGCACGCGTGGAGAAGTCTTCGATAGCCTGCAGTTCAATGGTATTAACATCGCCTCTGATGACGAGATGCTGCCAAACAGCGAAAGAGGCTATGCACCGACGCTCCGCGGAACGGCCTATTCCAATGCCGTGGTGACCGTCAAACAAAATGGCTACACCATTTATCAACAAAACGTCGCCCCTGGAGCTTTCGAAATCAACGATCTGGCAGCCTCCACCAACAGTGGCGATCTGGAACTTAGCGTACAGGAAGCGGATGGCTCGGTGCGTACCACCATCCAGCCTTTTTCCAGCATTGCGCTAATGCAGCGCCCTTCTCGCCTGCGTTTTGAAGCCACTGCAGGCCGCTATCGGGCAGACAATGGCAGCAACGACAAAGAACCCGAATTTGCTCAGGGCAGTATCATTTATGGAATCAATAATACATTCACGGCGATCGGTGGTTTAACTACCGCACAAGACTATAACGCTGTCAACGCGGGAATGGGCATTAGCCTCGGCAACTGGGGGGCGATCTCCGCGGATGTCACAGCTGCACGAAGCGTTCTGGATTCAGGTAACATCAGCAGCGGGCAGTCATGGCGAGTCCTGTACACTGGGGATTTCAACCCAACCAATACGCACTTTTCCCTTTCAGGCTACCGATACTCAAGTGAAGGTTATTACAGTTTTGTGGAAGCCAATCAACACCAGACGAAAGATTCATCAGATGAAACGCGGGATCATAAACGTAATCGGCTGCAACTCAATATCAGCCAACCGGTGGGCGCCGGAAATATTTATATCAACGGCTATCAGCAAAATTATTGGAATAATAGCCGTCGTGATAGCTCCCTTTCTGCAGGTGCAAGTTACAGCCTGATGGGCATCAGCTACAATCTCTCTCTCACCTGGAGCACAACCAGCAATAGCGAGGACGATCGTTCACTTTATTTAGGGTTAACGATTCCCCTAAGCCACTGGCTACCTGATAGCTGGGCAACCTACAGCCTTAACAATAATCAGCACGGTGCAACCACGCAGAACGTAGGGCTGAACGGTTCGCTACTGGCCGATAACCGCCTGAACTATTCGCTTCAGCAAAGCCGCAGTAATCAGAGTCCTCAGGACAGCAGCAGCGTATATAGCACCTGGTATGCCCAATACGGCAGGCTCAATGCCGGTTATTACACGGCGTCAGATGGCTCGCGCCAGCTCAGCTACGGTGCGAATGGCGCACTGGTCGCGCATCCTCGTGGCATTACGCTGTCGCAACCCCTCGGTAGCCAGTTTGCGATAGTCGATGCCGACGGCGCACCCGGTGTCAGTTTCCAGAATCAACGCGGGATCCATACTGATATGTTTGGCAACGCCATCATTCCTTCCATTTCAGCTTATCAGGAAAATCACATCAACATTGATACCACTACGCTGCCAGATGATGTCGACAGCAGTAATACCTCATCAACAGTGGTCCCTTCGCGAAACGCCGCCGTCGTGGCGCATTTCAGTGCTCGTCGGGGTTATCGCGCGCTGGTTACGCTGGTGCAATCATCAGGACAACCGCTGCCCTTTGGTACGATGGTGACCTCAGAAGATGGTCTGCTCAATGGCATTGCCGATGATCAGGGCGTGGTCTATCTCGCCGGACTCAGCGGTACCGTCACGCTCAAGGCAAAATGGGGAAATCAGGAGCGGCAAAGGTGTATCGCAACGATTACAACCGGTGAAGAGATTCCCCAGAATACGGATGCCGCCGACATCAAGCGCATGACGGCGGCTTGCAAGCAAGGAGGTTAAATGAAGCAATTTCGATGGGCCTGGCTTTTCACCCCACATCGTCTGCACGTACTGATTTTGTTGAGCGGGCTACTTCCCGTATTGCAGGCATTCGGTGCAACCACCTATCTGAGTGGTTGCTTCCCCACCAAGGGCAGAGTCGATGTCCCGCTCAATTACGACCTGAGCGCGGAGGATAACTACGCCGGGAATAGAATCCAGCCAACAATAAGCTTTGTATTTCCCTCGGATCCGCATGCAGCGCAGTGCAGTTCGTGCCCTGGGGTGACAGGTACAACCACCGAGAAGATCTACAGTTACCGTACCACGCCACTGCCTACCGGCCGAACGGCTAAATATGGCAAGCTCACTAACAACTTAGATATCCAGATATCAGCCTTCTCCGATACCGTCTCGGGAGGAGGTACCGCTTATCTCCTCGAAACCTATCCCAATCAGTCGCCCACAACCAGTCTGTTCGAAGGCGATAATAGCGAAGCGACGCAGTCACTTTGCGCAAACAGTCCTGTAGCCGGCAATCCTAAGCGTTTATTCAACTGGAACAAGATAAGTCTCTCGTTGTATATCGTTAACCCGATATTCGGCATAGAAACCATTCCGAATCAGCTACTGATGTCCACCAGCGTATGCATCTTTTACGGCTCGGGGTCGTGTAACTTCAGCAAAGCCAGTGTCGCGTCGGAAATGTACATCTCTGGCGCTATTAACGCACCGCTCAGTTGTACGATAAACGCAGGGAGTACGATCAATGTCGATTTTGAAACCCTGGCCAGTTCTAATTTTACTGCGCCTGGAGCCGTTCCTTCAGGATTCACGCTGCGTGATGTAGATATCAAATTCCACTGCGACAGTACCGCTGTCAGTAATAGCGACAAAATAAAGCTGACCCTATCCGCCGATCAGGGCGTTAACGATACAGGCACAGGATTCATTGCCAAAATGATAGGACGAGACGACATTGGCGTAAGAATGTATGACAGCAATGATAATGGCATACCGCTGGATGGTAGTGCGGACTTCCCCATTGTGTTAGATGGCAACGGCGATGGTCATATCCAGATGACCGCCGCACCGGTTGCCACAACCAGTAATAAACCCGATGCTGGCCATTTTGAAGGCAACGTCACGGTAAAAATGGATATCCGTTAACTGCAAAGTGAACAATGGCCCCGACGGGCCATTCAGACTGCTGACAAAGAAGGAAAAAGCGTGTTTTCTCCTTCTTTGTAGTAAGCAGATGAAAATCAATGAATTGATTTTCCTTATTTTTTACTGGGCGATATCTGCTCGCCCAGTATCAACAGGAGATTTGTCATCACTCTCAATGGCCCTTGAGGGCCATTGTTCTCAAAAGCCTAAACTATCCAGCAGGTCGTCCACCTGGTCCTGGCTGGCGACAACGCCCGCTTTGGTCGCATCGACCTGCGGACCATTCAGCAGGCTTTCACTTTCGCGTTTGGGTCGAGAACTCTGCTCTGGAATATTTTCCAGTAGTACCATCAGCAGCTGACGTTCAATCTCCTGAATCACATCCATCATGCGTTTAATCACCTGACCGGTCAGATCCTGGAAGTCCTGCGCCATCATGATGTCAAGCAACTGTGCGTTGGTGAAACTGGTATGCCCGGGCACATCGCCGAGGTATTTTCGAGTGTCTGTCACCAGCTCGCGGGCGTCAGAGAGCTCAATCGGGTTTTCAAACCACTCGTCCCAACGCTTGCTCAGCGCCTTCGCCCCTTTCTCCATCTCGTCCTGATGCGGCTGAGAAGCCTCAACGCTGTTCAGGGCGCGCTCAGCCGCCTGCGCGGTCATCTGTACTACATAGTCCAGACGGTCACGGGCATCAGGAATGGCTTCTGCCGCTTCGGCAATCGCCTGGTCCAGTCCCAGTTCGCGCAGACTGTCACGCAGCATACGGGTCAGGCTACCAATGCGGGCAATGATATCCCCGGCAGAATGTTCATCTACGGGTTTAATCTGTGGTTGCATCATGGTCAGCCCCTTACATGCCCAGTTTCTCAAAGATTTTATTGAGTTTTTCTTCCAGCGTCGCCGCCGTGAACGGTTTCACTACGTAGCCGCTGGCCCCGGCCTGCGCCGCGGCAATGATGTTCTCTTTCTTCGCCTCTGCCGTGACCATCAGCACCGGCAGTGAGGACATTCCGCTGTCCGCGCGAATGGTTTTCAGCAACTCGAGACCGTCGATGTTCGGCATGTTCCAGTCGGAAATGACAAAACCAAACCCACCTGCCTGCAGTTTATTCAACGCATCCGCGCCATCTTCGGCTTCTTCCACGTTGTTAAATCCCAACTCCTTAAGCAGGTTACGCACGATGCGACGCATGGTGGAAAAGTCATCCACAACCAAAAACTTAAGCTCTTTATCCGCCATAAAAAATTACTCCTGATTCAAATACGTATTGCCTGTCCGGCACTGATTTTCGCCAGCATCTGCTGGCTAACCTGACTAAGATCGACCACTTCGCTGACGCCACCCATATTGATGGCTTCGCGCGGCATGCCGAACACCACACAACTTGCTTCATTTTGCGCAATCGTCCAGGCGCCTGCCTGGTGCATCGCTAACATTCCGGCGGCGCCGTCGTTGCCCATTCCCGTCAGGATCACCCCGACAGCATTGCGCCCCGCATGAATCGCTACCGAATGAAACAGCACATCCACCGACGGCCGGTGCCGGTTAACCGGCGGACCGTCATGAATTTTGATTTGATAGTTTGCCCCGCTGCGTGCCAGTTCCATGTGTTTATCGCCCGGCGCAATGTAGGCATGACCCGGCAGAACACGCTCGCCGTCCTCCGCCTCTTTCACGGTTATCTGACACAGCTTGTTCAGACGTTCAGCAAACGAGCGGGTAAAACCGGGCGGCATATGCTGCGTAATAATGACCGCCGGACTGGAGAGCGGCAGCGGTTGCAGCACATGGCGAATTGCCTCGGTGCCCCCCGTCGAGGCGCCAATCGCAATCAGTTTTTCCGAACTGAGCAGCGGTCCCGCCTTTAAGGTGACCGGCGCCGCAAGCGGTTTATGGGCTGTCAGACGTGCGCGTGACGCCGTGCGCACTTTCTCCGCAATCATCTCGCTGTAGGCCAGCATCCCTTCGCGGATCCCCAACTGCGGCTTGGTGACAAAATCGATCGCCCCCAGTTCCAGCGCCCGCAGTGTCACTTCCGAGCCTTTCCCCGTCAGCGACGACACCATCACCACCGGCATCGGACGCAGTCGCATCAGCTTTTCAAGAAAATCGAGGCCGTCCATCCGCGGCATTTCGACGTCCAGCGTCAGCACGTCAGGGTTATATTTCTTGATTAAATCCCGGGCGACGAGCGGATCGGGTGCGGTTGCCACCATCTCCATGTCGCTATAGCTGTTAATAATTTCGGTCATGATTTGACGCATCAATGCAGAATCATCGACCGACAACACCCTGATTTTACTCATGCTTTACCCTTACTTAGCGCATAAACCGTTTGACCGCGCAGGCTAAAGTCGCGCACGAGGTTACTAAAGTTCTCTGAATGCCCGGCAAACAGCAGACCATCAGGCTTAAGAAGAGGGACAAAACGGCGCAGAATGTCCTGCTGCGTCGTTTTATCGAAATAGATCATCACATTGCGGCAGAAAATGGCGTCGAACGGTCCCGGCACGTTGTACTGCTTATCGAGCAGGTTAATCACGGAAAACTCGACGTGGCTTGCCAGTTCCTGACGTACACGCACCAGCCCATCATGAGGACCGGTTCCGCGCATGAAATAACGCTGGAGCTGCTGCGGCGACAGGGTCTTCAGTTCGTCCAGGCGATAGATCCCGCTACGGGCCTTTTCCAGCACTTCGGTATCAATATCGCTGGCGAACACCTTCCAGCGCCCTGGCGCCATGCCCAGCGTATCGGCCAACGTAATGGCGATACTGTACGGCTCTTCACCGGTCGATGCCGCGGCGCTCCAGACCCGGTATTCGCCGCTGTGACGACGCGCGCTTTCCGCCAGTACCGGGAAATGGTGCCCTTCGCGGAAAAAAGCGGTCAGGTTAGTGGTCAACGAGTTGATAAAAGCCTGCCACTCTGCGCTGCTTTGATTCGCTTCCAGCACGCTGAGATAGTGACCAAAATCATCCATTCCCAGCGTACGCAGGCGACGGACCAGGCGGTTGTAAACCATGTCCCGCTTGTGGTCCGCCAGCACGATCCCCGCACGCTGGTAGATTAATTGACATATCCGACGAAAGTGCGCGTCGGACAGCGCAAGGCGCTGGGTCATCTGTAACAATAATGACGTTTGCCCGTTGGGCAGAGATGATGTCATAGCGCCTTCTCAATCACATTCAGGATACAACGGGCACAGCCTGCGGCGGTGCCGATTCTTGGTGTGTTACCACATGCTCTTCAAGTTTGAATACTGCTACACGGGCTGACAGCGTGTCGGCCTGATGCGCGAGTTGCCCGGTCGCGGCGGCGGCTTCTTCCACCAGCGCGGCGTTCTGTTGTGTCACCTGATCCATCTGGGTGACGGCCTGTGCCACCTGCTCTATTCCTCTGCGTTGTTCGTCTGACGCCGAGGCAATCTCGCCCATGATGTCGTTGACCCGGGTGACCGAGCTGACGATTTCCGTCATGGTACGGGCAGCCGTATCGACGAGTTGCGATCCCTGGTGGACGCGGTTCACCGACTCTTCAATTAACCCTTTAATCTCTTTTGCTGCCTGGGCGCTGCGGCTCGCCAGGTTTCGTACTTCTCCGGCAACCACAGCAAATCCACGCCCCTGCTCACCAGCACGCGCCGCTTCGACCGCCGCGTTGAGCGCCAGAATATTGGTCTGGAAGGCGATACCGTCTATCACCCCGATAATGTCGCCAATCTTTTGCGAACTGGCGGCAATCGCCTGCATCGTACTGGCGACTTTGGTGGTCTGTTCGCCGCCGGTTTTCGCCGTATCGGCGGCGCTTTTTGCCAGCCCGGAAGCCTGGCGCGCATTGTCGGCGTTTTGACCGACGGTAGCCGTTAACTGCTCCATGCTGGCCGCCGTCTGCGCCAATGACGCCGCCTGCTGCTCGGTGCGTGAGGAGAGATCGTTATTACCCATCGCGATTTCAGAAATCCCGGTGTGCATCGCCAGACTGCCCTGACGCACGTCGCTGACGGTTTCCCGCAGCGCCTGTTGCATCGCCTTCAGGCTGGCAAAGATCGCCGAAATCTCATTACGCCCGTAAACCGCAATCGGCCGCGCCAGGTTGCCCTCGGCAATGCTGTCAAAATGACTGCCGATAATCGCCAGCGGCTGGACGATCATTTTGCGCGA
The sequence above is drawn from the Citrobacter amalonaticus genome and encodes:
- a CDS encoding protein-glutamate methylesterase/protein-glutamine glutaminase, whose amino-acid sequence is MSKIRVLSVDDSALMRQIMTEIINSYSDMEMVATAPDPLVARDLIKKYNPDVLTLDVEMPRMDGLDFLEKLMRLRPMPVVMVSSLTGKGSEVTLRALELGAIDFVTKPQLGIREGMLAYSEMIAEKVRTASRARLTAHKPLAAPVTLKAGPLLSSEKLIAIGASTGGTEAIRHVLQPLPLSSPAVIITQHMPPGFTRSFAERLNKLCQITVKEAEDGERVLPGHAYIAPGDKHMELARSGANYQIKIHDGPPVNRHRPSVDVLFHSVAIHAGRNAVGVILTGMGNDGAAGMLAMHQAGAWTIAQNEASCVVFGMPREAINMGGVSEVVDLSQVSQQMLAKISAGQAIRI
- the cheZ gene encoding protein phosphatase CheZ, which translates into the protein MMQPQIKPVDEHSAGDIIARIGSLTRMLRDSLRELGLDQAIAEAAEAIPDARDRLDYVVQMTAQAAERALNSVEASQPHQDEMEKGAKALSKRWDEWFENPIELSDARELVTDTRKYLGDVPGHTSFTNAQLLDIMMAQDFQDLTGQVIKRMMDVIQEIERQLLMVLLENIPEQSSRPKRESESLLNGPQVDATKAGVVASQDQVDDLLDSLGF
- the cheY gene encoding chemotaxis response regulator CheY, which encodes MADKELKFLVVDDFSTMRRIVRNLLKELGFNNVEEAEDGADALNKLQAGGFGFVISDWNMPNIDGLELLKTIRADSGMSSLPVLMVTAEAKKENIIAAAQAGASGYVVKPFTAATLEEKLNKIFEKLGM
- the tap gene encoding methyl-accepting chemotaxis protein IV translates to MFNRIRISTTLFLILILCGVLQIGSNGLSFWAFRDGFQSLNQVEQSNQQRAALAQTRAVLLQASTALNKAGTLTALSYPPDDIKSLMVIARESLAQSATLFNGFKAIEANTESGKALQDATEKSFTQWHSDLEHQATWLENNQLSDFLTAPVQASQDAFDVNFNAWQQNINHVLVVAGQQSKNNYHMSAAIFISMVIIAALLTTGALYWSRKMIVQPLAIIGSHFDSIAEGNLARPIAVYGRNEISAIFASLKAMQQALRETVSDVRQGSLAMHTGISEIAMGNNDLSSRTEQQAASLAQTAASMEQLTATVGQNADNARQASGLAKSAADTAKTGGEQTTKVASTMQAIAASSQKIGDIIGVIDGIAFQTNILALNAAVEAARAGEQGRGFAVVAGEVRNLASRSAQAAKEIKGLIEESVNRVHQGSQLVDTAARTMTEIVSSVTRVNDIMGEIASASDEQRRGIEQVAQAVTQMDQVTQQNAALVEEAAAATGQLAHQADTLSARVAVFKLEEHVVTHQESAPPQAVPVVS
- the cheR gene encoding protein-glutamate O-methyltransferase CheR, whose translation is MTSSLPNGQTSLLLQMTQRLALSDAHFRRICQLIYQRAGIVLADHKRDMVYNRLVRRLRTLGMDDFGHYLSVLEANQSSAEWQAFINSLTTNLTAFFREGHHFPVLAESARRHSGEYRVWSAAASTGEEPYSIAITLADTLGMAPGRWKVFASDIDTEVLEKARSGIYRLDELKTLSPQQLQRYFMRGTGPHDGLVRVRQELASHVEFSVINLLDKQYNVPGPFDAIFCRNVMIYFDKTTQQDILRRFVPLLKPDGLLFAGHSENFSNLVRDFSLRGQTVYALSKGKA